The Mercurialis annua linkage group LG8, ddMerAnnu1.2, whole genome shotgun sequence genome window below encodes:
- the LOC130014902 gene encoding uncharacterized protein LOC130014902, whose product MRGRGSGSGRGTGRGTGRGRGRGDDPVVGDTDVAEEQQQLETGGPIQPRQQREPGEPPAILDDQGRARVHPDPSRTLLLDSGPVSRAIREIFRKCWFETGYAWRFLTADQRDFYFQEFQKEFWWDSSVYSDELIRQVFMTHAATRYKDNVHKMKSKKQKHQSVGQDIWDAWNAFWDTEAEKKKSEIARANRMSEPAGAGTGPVRHTGGSRSALKHMDVMAKELGRKPSATELYTRIHSTKGEKKPVDKRAQNMTDAIAERLAAATQSPTGEGSSTSPAEVDETQLFLDIEGVNKKHRVYGLGSASSRYAAPSSSRAQRGSSSRSTHLADEDIECRVQTGIQEGLREVEQRLAEQNRQQLAEQRREHQAAMAQLIREEIARMMPNLPPEYQPQFPAPPPDRDDTTDL is encoded by the exons ATGAGGGGTCGAGGCAGTGGCTCAGGCCGTGGCACAGGCCGTGGCACAGGCCGAGGACGCGGACGAGGAGATGACCCTGTTGTTGGCGATACCGACGTTGCTGAGGAGCAACAACAGCTGGAGACCGGAGGACCTATTCAGCCTCGGCAGCAGCGTGAGCCTGGCGAGCCCCCGGCTATTCTGGACGACCAGGGCAGGGCGAGGGTTCACCCAGACCCTAGCAG GACTTTGTTGCTGGACTCAGGGCCGGTTTCTCGTGCCATCAGAGAGATTTTCAGGAAGTGCTGGTTCGAGACTGGCTATGCATGGCGTTTTCTGACTGCGGATCAGAGGGATTTCTATTTCCAGGAGTTCCag AAAGAATTCTGGTGGGATAGTTCTGTCTACAGCGACGAGCTCATCAGACAGGTCTTTATGACCCACGCAGCTACCCGCTACAAAGACAACGTCCATAAAATGAAGTCCAAAAAGCAGAAGCATCAATCTGTGGGCCAGGACATATGGGATGCCTGGAATGCCTTCTGGGACACAGAGGCGGAGAAGAAGAAGTCGGAGATAGCCCGGGCAAACCGGATGAGCGAGCCGGCGGGCGCCGGTACTGGACCGGTCCGTCATACCGGGGGATCCCGCTCAGCTCTCAAGCATATGGACGTGATG GCTAAGGAGCTCGGCCGGAAACCGAGTGCGACGGAGCTGTACACTCGCATTCACTCCACGAAGGGTGAGAAGAAGCCTGTAGACAAGCGGGCTCAGAACATGACT GACGCTATTGCTGAGAGGCTGGCTGCTGCGACTCAGTCGCCGACCGGAGAGGGTAGCTCGACGAGTCCAGCTGAGGTGGATGAGACCCAACTGTTTCTGGACATCGAGGGTGTCAATAAGAAGCACCGCGTGTACGGTTTAGGGTCGGCGAGTAGCAGGTATGCGGCCCCCAGTAGCAGCAGGGCGCAACGAGGCAGCTCTTCTAGGTCGACACATCTTGCGGACGAGGACATCGAGTGCCGTGTGCAGACAGGCATTCAGGAGGGCCTGCGAGAGGTTGAGCAGAGGTTAGCGGAGCAAAATCGTCAACAGCTGGCAGAGCAACGGCGTGAGCACCAAGCGGCAATGGCCCAGCTTATCCGAGAGGAGATAGCAAGGATGATGCCTAATCTTCCTCCAGAGTATCAGCCACAGTTTCCCGCTCCCCCACCAGACCGTGATGACACTACAGATTTGTAG